CTTCCATCGATGACGATACTGTTCTTGTATTCAAATACGGCTGTCTTAAACATCTTTCCCGAAACCGTATAGAATTCGGCCTTAAGCCCCACGAGCCGTTCCTTTGATATCCAGTACTTTATCTTGTCATAGGTGGCCCTGTTATCGATGGCGCTCAAGTCGAAGAGGTAACAGGGTTCGCCGGCGAAAGTCTCCTCGGAAGCATGGACGATTTTATAATCGCCTGCGTAGTTTGTCGACGCTATGTCTCCATTGGCGGCACCGCCCATGAGTTTCTGTCTGGGGGAAATGGGCACCGGCTTGGAAAGTCCCGGCTTGGCGAACCACATGTTGCGGTCCAGCATCAGGATCTTCTGACCCTTGACGTTCGGGGGCGCGAGAAATTCCGCCAGGGAATTGAAATTTCTTGCCGTGACTCTAATGGTCCTCTGTTGTTCTCGACCGGCCTCGATGGATTCGATTAGGATCTCCCACTCGACCCCTTCGGCGTTGCCCCGGGCCTCATCTGCTTTCTTGAGGATCTCCTGCGGAGTCAGGGCTGCGTGGGCCCGGGGAGCGGGTGGACTGAGAAAGAACATCATGACAAAGCCGAGAACCATCAAATATCTTGCCGCAGATTGATTATTCATAATCATTATACCTCCTTTGATCCGTTGTATCTTTCTTGTTTGGACTCTCGCATAGCATCCATGCCGACCCGTCCATCAACAATGTTTCGTTACACATGGCCCAGTGCGTCCACCACGTTTTGTCGCGCTGCCCGCCGCGCCGGAATGATGGCAGCCGTGAGTGAAAGCACGATAAGACAGAGAATCAATACGAGGAGGGTTTGCGGTACAAAGCTGACAGTCAAAGGCACCGGCGTCGAACTGCCCGGAGGGGTGTACGTGGGCGAAAGGGCGCGTATTGCCGCCCATCCTCCGACGTGCAGCACGACTCCGATCAAGCTGCCGATAAAGCCGAGGAGTCCGCCCTCCATAGCGAAGAGCAACGACACACCCCTCCTTTTTAGGCCGAGCGCCCTCAATGTCCCTATTTCCCTTGTCCTTTCCAGAACCGCCATACCCATAGTATTTACGGTGCTCATAACAACGATGACGAGCACGATGGAGAAGATGAAAAGGAACATCATGTCGAACATGCCCCGTACCTTTGAGTAAAATAATGACAGCTCGTTCCAGGTTTTTATCTCACAGTCAATGCCGGACTTTTTCATCTTAGCTGAGAGCAGGTTTCGCATGCCCT
This sequence is a window from Syntrophorhabdaceae bacterium. Protein-coding genes within it:
- a CDS encoding outer membrane lipoprotein-sorting protein, whose translation is MNNQSAARYLMVLGFVMMFFLSPPAPRAHAALTPQEILKKADEARGNAEGVEWEILIESIEAGREQQRTIRVTARNFNSLAEFLAPPNVKGQKILMLDRNMWFAKPGLSKPVPISPRQKLMGGAANGDIASTNYAGDYKIVHASEETFAGEPCYLFDLSAIDNRATYDKIKYWISKERLVGLKAEFYTVSGKMFKTAVFEYKNSIVIDGSPREFISKMIITSAIIKEDVTTMDYRKVSIKKVPDSTFNLNLLTR